In one window of Solanum pennellii chromosome 2, SPENNV200 DNA:
- the LOC107011820 gene encoding uncharacterized GPI-anchored protein At1g61900, whose amino-acid sequence MRGGVSQSFKLYLLHVFLLLLYLQDSSCSSVNSLKGSLDMDRKEDTLLPEISPTASPQPFLPLLAPSPWAPFTNSTLPKLSGLCTLKFDAVERMMGVTSIDCVAPFAEYLANVMCCPQLEATLVILIGQSSKFTNMLALNSTVAKHCLSDFQQILVSQGANDTLQHICSLHPSNLTEGSCPVKDVHEFETTVDSSSLLAACGKIDLVNECCEQTCQNAISEAAKKLALKAYDLLSTESAEVLTDHSTRVNDCRSIVHRWLASKLDPNGAKDVLRGLSNCKNNKVCPLVFPNTSHVTKACGDGMNNQTACCDTIESYVSHLQRQSFVTNLQALGCAASFGLKLQKANVSKNMYKLCHISLKDFSVQVAPEVSGCLLPSLPSDAVLDQSSGISFVCDLNDNIPAPWPSLSHLPVSSCNKSVKIPALPAAASGQLSLNSLSIGSHLRLLALTALGSLFYT is encoded by the exons ATGAGAGGTGGGGTGTCTCAAAGTTTCAAGCTTTACCTTCTCCATGTGTTCCTACTGCTGCTTT ACCTCCAGGACTCCAGTTGCAGTTCAGTGAATTCTCTCAAGGGTTCTTTAGACATGGACAGAAAGGAGGACACTTTGTTGCCTGAGATCTCCCCAACTGCTTCTCCTCAGCCCTTTCTCCCTCTTCTGGCACCTTCTCCGTGGGCACCTTTTACAAACAGCACTTTACCAAAACTATCGG GACTCTGTACGCTGAAATTTGATGCTGTGGAAAGAATGATGGGTGTGACATCAATTGATTGTGTTGCTCCATTTGCGGAGTATCTGGCTAATGTCATGTGTTGCCCACAACTTGAAGCAACTCTTGTTATTCTTATTGGGCAGTCTAGTAAATTCACAAATATGCTTGCTTTAAATAGCACAGTTGCAAAGCATTGCCTttcagattttcagcaaattcTGGTGAGCCAGGGTGCCAATGATACTTTACAGCACATATGCTCTCTCCATCCATCAAATCTGACAGAAGGTTCTTGCCCAGTCAAAGATGTTCATGAGTTTGAAACTACAGTGGACTCATCTAGCCTACTTGCTGCCTGTGGGAAGATTGACCTTGTGAATGAATGCTGTGAGCAAACTTGCCAAAATGCTATATCAGAAGCTGCTAAAAAACTTGCACTAAAAGCATATGATCTTCTGAGCACGGAAAGTGCTGAGGTGCTGACTGACCACTCGACTAGGGTTAATGATTGCAGAAGTATTGTACACCGCTGGCTGGCAAGTAAACTTGACCCTAATGGTGCAAAAGATGTTCTTAGGGGACTATCTAATTGCAAAAATAATAAAG TGTGCCCTCTGGTGTTCCCAAATACGAGTCATGTTACAAAAGCTTGTGGAGATGGAATGAATAACCAAACAGCATGCTGTGATACCATTGAGAGCTATGTCTCCCACTTACAAAGGCAGAGTTTTGTAACCAACTTGCAAGCTTTGGGTTGCGCTGCATCATTTGGACTCAAGTTACAGAAAGCCAATGTGAGCAAAAATATGTACAAACTTTGTCACATTAGCCTCAAGGACTTCTCTGTGCAAG TTGCACCCGAAG TTTCTGGGTGTCTTTTGCCTAGTCTACCATCAGATGCTGTACTTGACCAAAGTTCGGGGATCAGCTTCGTCTGTGATTTGAACGATAACATTCCAGCCCCTTGGCCATCTCTCTCTCACTTACCAGTTTCCTCATGCAATAAAT CTGTGAAAATTCCTGCACTTCCTGCGGCAGCATCTGGCCAGCTCA GTCTGAATAGCTTGAGCATCGGGTCTCATCTGCGTCTCTTAGCCTTGACGGCTCTTGGAAGCCTCTTTTATACTTAA